In Anabaena sphaerica FACHB-251, the DNA window ATCATGGATATGAGAATGATTGGGTTGTGAATTGATATCTTTATTTACAAAACCCAAAGTCACTCGTTTCATCAGCCAGTACAACCCGCAAAGAATCACAAAGGTAATAGCTATAATTACCAAGGGTTGTTTACCAAGAAGTTCTTCAACACCTCTAGTCAGTATTGCATCTGGCTGAGTAATAAAATCCCAACTGTTAAAACGCAAGAAACGACCCCAATAAATACCTATGGCGTTGAGAGCATGAGTTATCAATTCAATACTTAAAATCCATTTACTCTTACCAATACGGTGCAAGTAGTGACCTAAATTGATGAGGGAGACTACATAAGCTTCAAATCCAGCTAAAATTACTACCAAATAAACAGGAAGTAATACTAATGTAATCATCCACACCGATTGAATATTGCGGATATCATCGATTAAGTGAATGACATCAGTTAATAAATAAGGGGCATTAGGTAAAAAGGCATAGAACACTAAGAAGCCAAGCCACCAAACCCAAGAGCGTCCGCGTTGAGTGCGAAACAGCCAAACACTCAAAGCCAAAGGAATAAAAGCCAGAAATAAGTTCCAAGTCATCCACCGTATATTGATTTGTAATAAGTGGGTAACTTTGGCTATCACTTCAATTAATTCTGCTTTCATACGCAATAAGTGTTATTGGATTTATAGATCCCCGACTTCTTTGAGAAGTTAGGGATATGGGTATTATGTTT includes these proteins:
- a CDS encoding DUF1361 domain-containing protein; protein product: MKAELIEVIAKVTHLLQINIRWMTWNLFLAFIPLALSVWLFRTQRGRSWVWWLGFLVFYAFLPNAPYLLTDVIHLIDDIRNIQSVWMITLVLLPVYLVVILAGFEAYVVSLINLGHYLHRIGKSKWILSIELITHALNAIGIYWGRFLRFNSWDFITQPDAILTRGVEELLGKQPLVIIAITFVILCGLYWLMKRVTLGFVNKDINSQPNHSHIHDHGS